A genomic window from Agreia sp. COWG includes:
- a CDS encoding DHA2 family efflux MFS transporter permease subunit, giving the protein MTDRLAPPTDSIPAVAPTALPAAHASQGAPASPWASDPALAGRNRLVISLLLVSAFVVILNETIMSVALPVLMKDLEITAEAAQWLTTAFMLTMAVVIPITGFLLQRFNTRPVFLVAMALFSLGTFTSAMAPGFEVLLGGRVVQAMGTAIMMPLLMTTVLNLVPPATRGRTMGNISIVISVAPAIGPTVSGLILSVFDWRFMFWLVLPIALGALVLGFLKIPNVTEPRKAPLDVFSVILSAFAFGGLVFGLSSLGGESAAGGMPGWLPLVVGIVALAAFILRQVMLARNEKALLDLRVFRSGTFSVAIAMLAISMMALFGTLIILPIYTQSVLGLSTLSTGLLLLPGGLLMGILAPFVGRIYDKAGPRVLLVPGSIIVSAAFWGMTLFTATTAWGWVLAAHVGMSLGLALLFTPLFTAGLASLTPKLYSHGSAVVGTVQQLAGAAGTALFVSVMSSQAAALAGGNVPDAVDTAGGIHAAILCGAIISLAAIVISFFVKTPVQAEGADATSVPMGH; this is encoded by the coding sequence GTGACTGATCGTCTTGCACCACCCACAGACTCGATTCCGGCGGTCGCGCCGACCGCGTTGCCTGCGGCACATGCGTCGCAGGGCGCGCCCGCATCGCCCTGGGCATCCGACCCGGCCCTCGCCGGCCGTAACCGCCTGGTCATCTCACTGCTGCTGGTGTCGGCGTTCGTGGTCATCCTCAACGAGACCATCATGAGCGTGGCACTGCCCGTGCTCATGAAAGACCTCGAGATCACGGCCGAGGCCGCGCAGTGGCTGACCACCGCGTTCATGCTCACCATGGCGGTGGTCATCCCGATCACCGGTTTCCTGCTGCAGCGCTTCAACACCCGCCCCGTCTTCTTGGTAGCCATGGCGCTCTTCAGCCTGGGTACGTTCACCTCGGCCATGGCCCCGGGCTTCGAGGTACTGCTCGGCGGTCGCGTGGTGCAGGCCATGGGAACGGCCATCATGATGCCGCTGCTCATGACCACCGTGCTCAACCTCGTGCCGCCGGCCACCCGCGGCCGCACCATGGGCAACATCTCGATCGTCATCTCGGTTGCCCCCGCCATCGGCCCCACGGTCTCCGGCCTGATCCTCAGCGTGTTCGACTGGCGCTTCATGTTCTGGCTGGTTCTGCCCATCGCCCTCGGCGCGCTGGTGCTCGGCTTCCTGAAGATCCCGAACGTGACAGAGCCGCGCAAGGCGCCCCTCGACGTGTTCTCGGTGATCCTCTCGGCGTTCGCCTTCGGCGGCCTCGTCTTCGGCCTCAGCTCGCTCGGCGGCGAGAGCGCAGCAGGCGGCATGCCCGGCTGGCTGCCGCTCGTCGTAGGCATCGTGGCGCTGGCCGCATTCATCCTTCGCCAGGTCATGCTCGCTCGTAACGAGAAGGCGCTGCTCGACCTGCGGGTGTTCCGCTCCGGAACGTTCTCTGTGGCCATCGCCATGCTCGCGATCAGCATGATGGCGCTCTTCGGCACCCTCATCATCTTGCCCATCTACACGCAGAGCGTCCTCGGCCTCAGCACCCTCTCCACGGGCCTGCTGCTGCTTCCGGGCGGCCTGCTCATGGGCATTCTGGCCCCGTTCGTGGGTCGCATTTACGACAAGGCCGGGCCGCGGGTGCTGCTGGTTCCCGGGTCGATCATCGTGAGCGCCGCCTTCTGGGGCATGACCCTGTTCACCGCCACGACGGCCTGGGGCTGGGTGCTCGCAGCCCATGTCGGCATGAGCCTCGGCCTCGCGCTGCTCTTCACCCCGCTGTTCACAGCAGGGCTGGCCTCGCTGACCCCGAAGCTGTACTCGCACGGCAGCGCGGTCGTGGGCACGGTGCAGCAGCTCGCCGGCGCCGCGGGAACCGCGCTGTTCGTGTCGGTGATGAGCTCGCAGGCGGCGGCCCTAGCAGGCGGAAACGTGCCGGATGCGGTCGACACAGCCGGAGGCATCCATGCGGCGATCCTGTGCGGCGCCATCATCTCGCTCGCCGCGATCGTGATCTCGTTCTTCGTGAAGACCCCGGTGCAGGCCGAGGGGGCCGACGCGACCTCAGTGCCGATGGGGCACTAG
- a CDS encoding NADP-dependent oxidoreductase, whose product MTDALISTQIQLAARPIGWPKASDFRTVTVELGALAPGQVRVKNEFISVDPYMRGRMNDVKSYVAPYELGATMLGGAVGRVLESTADSVPVGSLVVHGYGWRDLVQEDAAGFRVVAEIPGKPSSVHLGIMGMTGLTAYVGLTAVAHLKQGDIVFVSGAAGAVGTAAGQIARLKGAKRVIGSAGSAEKVELLTTKYGYDAALNYKDAPVREQLASLAPEGIDVFFDNVGGDHLEAALNSFNDGGRAALCGAISAYNSTEPVRGPSNMSNLVTRGLTMTGFTVGNYAAHAPAFYAEMGPWLQSGEVVFDETVVDGVENSVDAFLGMLRGENVGKMLVRI is encoded by the coding sequence ATGACCGACGCACTCATCAGTACCCAGATCCAGCTTGCCGCCCGACCCATCGGCTGGCCGAAGGCATCCGATTTTCGCACCGTCACGGTCGAACTCGGCGCGCTCGCGCCGGGCCAGGTGCGCGTCAAGAACGAGTTCATTTCGGTCGATCCCTACATGAGGGGGCGCATGAACGACGTCAAGAGCTACGTCGCCCCCTACGAATTGGGCGCAACGATGCTGGGAGGCGCCGTCGGACGCGTTCTCGAGTCGACGGCCGACAGCGTTCCCGTGGGCTCGCTCGTCGTGCACGGCTACGGATGGCGTGACCTCGTTCAAGAAGACGCCGCCGGTTTCCGCGTGGTCGCCGAGATTCCCGGGAAGCCCTCGTCTGTGCACCTCGGCATCATGGGGATGACCGGCCTGACGGCCTACGTCGGCCTCACCGCTGTCGCCCATCTGAAGCAGGGCGACATCGTGTTCGTGTCGGGAGCGGCCGGCGCCGTGGGCACCGCTGCGGGCCAGATCGCCCGGTTGAAGGGGGCGAAGCGCGTGATCGGGTCGGCCGGATCCGCCGAGAAGGTCGAGCTGCTCACCACGAAGTACGGCTACGACGCCGCGCTCAATTACAAGGATGCGCCCGTGCGCGAGCAGCTCGCCTCGCTCGCGCCCGAGGGGATCGACGTGTTCTTCGACAACGTGGGAGGCGATCACCTCGAGGCTGCCCTCAACTCGTTCAACGACGGCGGGCGCGCAGCCCTGTGCGGAGCGATCTCCGCCTACAACAGCACCGAACCGGTGCGGGGCCCGAGCAACATGTCGAACCTCGTCACCCGCGGGCTCACGATGACGGGCTTCACCGTAGGGAACTACGCAGCCCATGCCCCGGCGTTCTACGCCGAGATGGGTCCGTGGCTGCAGAGCGGCGAGGTGGTGTTCGACGAGACCGTCGTCGACGGTGTCGAGAACTCCGTCGATGCGTTCCTGGGCATGCTGCGTGGAGAGAATGTCGGCAAGATGCTGGTGCGCATCTGA